One window of the Colletotrichum destructivum chromosome 4, complete sequence genome contains the following:
- a CDS encoding Putative cDENN domain, kinase C-like, phorbol ester/diacylglycerol-binding protein, producing MDSSSTPLADYFWIAGIESISYQDSTPQPPSNLESTIAEDSEYEESDTELNATPSKRVARHSSVGRHSRQNSGGRTSNGRFSIHTLDEVDGNTRSNRSSATIRPSHASQINGSSGGGNGLNIFNGLPGLNGLNAEGQFIEGFDFDKALLKFAAERENFLEDLSFSAGARTQARPPMVNPRAERIKADEGDMSGRRSPLRSIERSIKGSIRRKISFRDMNSMRKQPTTPRASTPGAGTIPRQASIRTTKRLSNYNSVIPPPEPLNTDPDMHPLKRRFEPVLLDRYPAKDATDEISRRGRFPDYVPMFAFPNDIHIVSSDERPRSTWHGFTMTSDDNSKIYGITIIIWTALTSEVADEVETRCEQWRQSHMSNEERELAASLGVRLAAERAHLSQLLAKLPTVPSGSSARDILDDQISTVEEKISLMTEMLRPLRHGAASKIDGLTAGESGLWAPRAYGILGRDATRMSFWKEWLRAVVVPMTDGAVLRVPPSSPKVGRWQPLERYVVNLCTEAFSPLASKTQVELGVRELRLYCRKEAINEIPGARTIDIYALFRCLSMENIVALFEYAMSESRIIFMSSHTGMLHLACHALVNLLYPLKWASIFIPVLPARLISALEAPCPYIVGIERRYEKIELPDDDYVLVDLDMDTIDATAQPVRLPRQHRRKLLSLLHVAAPHHIRYGVTTGPPPYAMESYPYDAFSVENDTLFNSSVASSSLGKWVTQNSSSFGEPEAPNSVRPPIFNAFLHSKFGEHSKSDRPDTSKSGKTSPQSSVSPVSMSFPPMPTTPVSRSDSGFAQTLREKKSGHFDEKSRRSSSFGMDKHPPLHRPSLPFLNGHNPSMSVSALSVDSQSSYGGYTPGYAPSAYAQSTLAASTIMPNMLIQPVRNTDTMVWVEGHCFNWIPHDMSSTCSVCDERSEGDGIYQCSHCDGYAHNRCLGQVSVVCKEAFHADRVRAAFVRCLASLLYTYRKHLGRPTREQKSNGQLYSFDMTGFIKSLPYDQQEYATMLRDTQAFNEFIHERETQSASHSSIRLFDEIIMAKKARGRPGLSTGFSRLSTIRMSHGASSNASGFAAPSKLKIPTYLGDTSDHMWRTASVPVPSAKFPGEYHTVVSRVPAKLDTSLMREPRAIQGVPRAEQRTRGLIRKQVPSMVGSPPN from the exons ATGgacagctcctcgacgccgctcgCAGACTACTTCTGGATCGCCGGCATAGAGTCCATCTCCTACCAGGACTCTACCCCGCAGCCCCCCTCCAACCTCGAGtccaccatcgccgaggacaGCGAATATGAGGAGAGCGACACCGAGCTGAATGCCACTCCGAGCAAGCGAGTGGCTCGCCATTCCAGCGTCGGCCGCCATTCCAGACAGAACTCGGGCGGCCGCACCTCCAATGGTCGCTTTTCCATCCACACCTTGGACGAGGTTGATGGGAACACGCGAAGCAACCGGAGCAGCGCTACGATTCGTCCCTCCCATGCCAGTCAGATCAACGGCTcatccggcggcggcaatggTCTCAACATCTTCAACGGCCTGCCCGGCCTCAACGGCTTGAATGCCGAAGGTCAATTCATCGAAGGATTCGACTTTGACAAGGCCCTGCTCAAGTTCGCCGCCGAACGGGAAAACTTCCTGGAGGACTTGTCCTTCAGCGCTGGTGCCAGAACACAGGCCAGGCCCCCCATGGTCAACCCGAGAGCCGAGCGcatcaaggccgacgagggcgacatGAGCGGCCGGAGGAGCCCCTTGCGCAGCATCGAGAGGAGCATCAAGGGCAGCATCCGCCGGAAGATAAGTTTCAGAGACATGAACAGCATGCGCAAACAGCCTACCACTCCTCGAGCAAGCACGCCCGGAGCCGGTACGATCCCCCGCCAAG CTTCAATTAGAACCACTAAGCGCTTGAGCAACTACAACTCTGTCATCCCCCCTCCGGAGCCCCTGAATACGGACCCAGACATGCACCCACTCAAAAGACGCTTCGAGCCCGTGTTGCTGGACAGATACCCGGCCAAGGACGCGACGGACGAGATCAGCCGTCGCGGCAGATTTCCCGACTATGTTCCCATGTTTGCTTTCCCCAACGACATCCATATCGTGTCTTCGGACGAGCGACCCCGTTCCACCTGGCACGGCTTCACGATGACTTCGGATGACAACTCCAAGATCTATGGtatcaccatcatcatttGGACTGCCCTGACGTCCGAGGTTGCAGACGAGGTGGAGACGAGGTGTGAACAGTGGCGTCAGAGCCACATGTCCAACGAGGAGCGCGAGTTGGCGGCCAGTCTTGGTGTGCGACTTGCAGCCGAGCGTGCCCACCTTTCTCAGCTCCTCGCGAAGCTCCCCACAGTCCCCTCGGGGTCATCCGCCCGAGATATCCTGGACGACCAGATCAGTACCGTGGAAGAGAAGATCAGTCTCATGACAGAAATGCTGAGACCCCTGCGCCACGGCGCCGCATCCAAGATCGACGGCTTGACTGCTGGCGAGAGCGGTTTGTGGGCCCCCAGAGCGTACGGCATCCTGGGAAGAGACGCCACAAGAATGTCGTTCTGGAAAGAGTGGCTGCGAGCCGTTGTCGTGCCGATgaccgacggcgccgtgctaCGGGTACCGCCTAGCTCCCCCAAAGTTGGCCGCTGGCAACCCCTCGAGCGATATGTCGTCAACCTTTGTACCGAGGCATTCAGCCCGCTGGCCTCCAAAACGCAGGTTGAGCTGGGCGTGCGGGAGCTGCGCCTCTATTGCCGAAAGGAGGCCATAAATGAGATACCGGGGGCGAGGACCATTGACATCTACGCCCTTTTCAGATGTCTGTCCATGGAGAATATTGTTGCTCTTTTCGAGTATGCCATGTCCGAGTCGCGTATCATCTTCATGTCCTCCCACACCGGCATGCTCCACCTGGCATGTCACGCACTGGTCAACCTGTTGTATCCCCTTAAGTGGGCGAGCATCTTCATTCCCGTGCTTCCCGCTCGTCTCATCTCCGCCCTGGAGGCACCTTGCCCCTACATCGTCGGCATTGAGCGACGGTATGAGAAGATCGAGCTGCCAGACGACGATTATGTGTTGGTCGATCTGGACATGGACACGATCGATGCCACTGCGCAGCCGGTCCGCCTGCCgcggcagcaccgccgcAAACTCCTCTCCTTGCTGCACGTGGCTGCCCCGCATCACATCCGGTACGGAGTGACTACCGGTCCCCCACCATACGCGATGGAGTCGTACCCGTACGATGCCTTTTCGGTCGAGAACGACACGCTGTTCAACTCGAGTGTTGCCTCGAGCTCCCTCGGGAAATGGGTTACACAGAACTCTTCATCGTTTGGAGAGCCAGAAGCACCAAACTCGGTGCGACCCCCAATCTTTAATGCCTTTTTGCATTCAAAGTTCGGCGAGCACAGCAAGTCGGACCGGCCCGACACCAGCAAGTCCGGGAAAACCAGCCCGCAATCCTCGGTTTCACCGGTGTCCATGAGCTTTCCGCCCATGCCAACGACGCCTGTGTCACGAAGTGACTCTGGCTTCGCCCAGACTCTGAGAGAAAAGAAGTCCGGTCACTTTGACGAAAAGTCTCGGCGCAGCTCGTCCTTCGGGATGGACAAGCACCCGCCGCTGCATCGACCAAGCTTGCCCTTTTTGAACGGCCACAACCCTAGCATGTCGGTATCCGCCCTCTCGGTCGACTCGCAGTCTTCGTATGGGGGCTACACGCCGGGTTATGCGCCGTCGGCCTACGCCCAGTCCACGCTGGCAGCATCGACCATCATGCCTAATATGCTGATCCAGCCCGTGAGGAATACCGATACCATGGTCTGGGTGGAGGGACATTGCTTCAACTGGATCCCCCACGACATGTCGTCTACCTGTTCGGTCTGCGACGAAAGGTCCGAGGGAGACGGCATCTATCAGTGCTCCCACTGCGATGGCTATGCTCACAACCGCTGCCTCGGACAGGTCTCGGTAGTGTGCAAAGAAGCATTTCACGCAGACCGCGTGCGAGCCGCCTTCGTCCGATGCCTCGCCAGCTTGCTGTACACCTACAGGaagcacctcggccgtcccACCCGGGAGCAAAAGAGCAACGGGCAGCTTTATTCCTTCGACATGACTGGTTTTATTAAGAGTCTTCCTTACGACCAACAGGAATATGCTACCATGTTGAGAGATACTCAAG CTTTCAACGAATTCATTCATGAACGAGAGACTCAGTCAGCATCGCACTCTTCGATCCGTCTCTTCGATGAGATCATcatggcgaagaaggcccGAGGACGGCCGGGGCTTTCAACGGGGTTCTCACGTCTTTCGACCATCCGCATGTCCCACGGCGCATCGAGCAACGCCTCGGGCTTTGCTGCACCGTCAAAGCTCAAGATACCCACTTACCTGGGCGACACTTCCGACCACATGTGGCGGACGGCTTCGGTGCCCGTTCCCAGCGCTAAATTCCCGGGCGAATATCACACCGTTGTCAGTCGGGTTCCCGCGAAGCTGGACACCAGTCTGATGAGAGAGCCTCGAGCGATCCAGGGCGTCCCTCGAGCCGAGCAACGGACACGGGGCCTCATCCGGAAGCAGGTTCCCAGCATGGTCGGCAGTCCGCCCAACTGA
- a CDS encoding Putative NSF attachment protein: MPATTEQPISKPHPNLRPVLYISVHVPKPAITRRHNDAKQPTPRNSHLRIPNDIPNPQYLAVLDLLPKETMAQDPRALLQKADKTLSSAGGGFSFFGGREDKYQNAADLYIQAANAFKMQKLNREAGQAFEKAAQVQTNNLKEPDDAANTLVDAFKAYRKDDPEAAVRCLDVAVNQYCAKGNFRRAAGHKEALGELFETELGDSKRALESYEAAAGWYEGDNAAALANKLWLKVADVASLEGDYYKAIENYEKVAAASINNNLMKYSVKDYFLRAGICHLATGDMVAARRAVEKYADMDPGFAQQREAMLLNDLLAAVEGGNQEEFTDKLFQYDQVSKLDKWKTTLLVRVKNAIEEPEDEFA; encoded by the exons ATGCCAGCAACGACTGAACAACCCATCTCCAAACCTCACCCAAATCTACGACCTGTCCTCTACATCTCAGTACACGTTCCAAAGCCCGCGATTACCCGACGGCATAACGACGCAAAACAGCCGACACCTCGAAACTCACATCTCCGAATACCGAACGATATCCCAAACCCCCAGTACCTCGCCGTGCTTGATTTACTTCCGAAAGAAACTATGGCTCAGGACCCTCGCGCGCTGCTGCAAAAG GCAGACAAGACGCTCTcgagcgccggcggcggcttcagcTTCTTCGGCGGCCGGGAGGACAAGTACCAGAACGCCGCGGACCTGTACATCCAAGCCGCCAACGCCTTTAAGATGCAGAAGCTCA ACCGCGAAGCAGGCCAGGCCTTTGAGAAGGCAGCCCAAGTACAGACCAACAACCTCAAGGAGCCAGATGACGCCGCCAACACGCTTGTCGACGCCTTCAAGGCTTACCGCAAGGACGATCCGGAGGCCGCGGTGCGCTGCCTCGACGTTGCCGTGAATCAATACTGCGCCAAGGGCAACTTCCGCCGCGCGGCCGGCCACAAGGAGGCGCTCGGTGAACTGTTCGAGACGGAGCTCGGTGACTCAAAGCGTGCGCTCGAAAGCtacgaggccgcggcgggtTGGTACGAGGGCGACAATGCTGCCGC GCTCGCAAACAAGCTCTGGCTCAAGGTCGCCGACGTGGCCTCCCTCGAGGGCGACTACtacaaggccatcgagaacTACGAaaaggtggcggcggcctcgatcaacaacaacctgATGAAGTACTCGGTCAAGGACTACTTCCTCCGCGCAGGCATCTGCCACCTCGCCACGGGCGACATGgttgccgcccgccgcgccgtcgagaagtACGCCGACATGGACCCCGGATTCGCCCAGCAGCGCGAGGCTATGCTCCTCAACgacctgctcgccgccgtcgagggcggcaaccAGGAGGAATTTACCGACAAGCTCTTCCAGTACGACCAGGTCAGCAAGCTCGACAAGTGGAAGACGACGCTGCTCGTCCGGGTCAAGAATGCCATTGAGGAGCCTGAGGACGAGTTTGCCTAA
- a CDS encoding Putative UmuC domain, DNA polymerase, Y-family, little finger domain, DNA/RNA polymerase superfamily, with protein MEFPRRRTPRRKDDRIILHFDYDCFYASVYENRDPRLKALPLGVKQKSILATCNYVARKRGVKKLMLIADAKRVCPELVIIEGEDLTPFRDTSKTLFGFLRGYSWNNRAERLGFDEVFMDVTDIISYNMFYLNKTSLSESFFHLSKRDPEKGFICDLTKVAGCVYGANPKPGDLDNPIYVRLLLASHLAFYLRTKLEEDFGFTASVGISTNKLLSKLAGCVKKPRNQTTLMSLDDAVVTEFMDTHSVRKVPGIGFKTSRALEDRFLSTPLGPDDADRENSPLKVRDVRTHPEASEDALEKLLGGPGSERGVAERVWGLLHGVDGTEVKNASDIPSQISIEDTFKGLESMGQIESELRKISASLVRRMRTDLLTNNDSIEPGGQRWIAHPKTLRLSIRSWPDDKTANFHRISRSQTLPNFIFTLKETPDAIAERLTTDLLLPMMKKFHPPDHKWNLQLLNVCVANMAASGSEAGPGVGRDISAMFRKQDDVLRQWRIDTTVVEDDDEQWVSEDEVEEEMGLGEFDDGASWEGDLMTARCPLCGHCIPPFALAAHARYHDLGD; from the exons ATGGAGTTTCCGAGAAGACGGACGCCTAGAAGGAAAGATGACCGAATTATACTCCACTTT GACTATGACTGCTTCTACGCCTCGGTCTACGAGAACCGAGACCCGCGGCTCAAGGCGCTGCCTCTGGGCGTGAAACAAAAAAGCATTCTGGCGACGTGCAACTATGTCGCCCGCAAGCGGGGCGTCAAAAAGCTCATGCTTATTGCCGATGCCAAGCGGGTGTGCCCAGAGCTCGTGATcatcgagggcgaggacctGACACCGTTCCGAGATACGAGCAAGACTCTCTTCGGATTCCTCAGGGGCTATTCCTGGAACAACAGGGCGGAGAGGTTGGGATTCGATGAAGTCTTTATGG ATGTCACGGATATCATCAGTTACAACATGTTCTACCTCAACAAGACGTCGCTGTCGGAGTCGTTTTTCCATCTCTCCAAAAGGGATCCAGAAAAGGGCTTCATATGTGACTTAACCAAGGTCGCTGGGTGTGTTTACGGGGCGAACCCTAAGCCAGGAGACCTCGATAACCCTATTTACGTGCGGCTTCTGCTGGCGAGTCACCTGGCATTCTACCTGCGCACGAAACTGGAGGAGGATTTTGGCTTCACGGCCTCTGTCGGAATATCGACAAACAAGCTCCTTAGTAAGCTCGCCGGGTGCGTGAAGAAGCCGCGCAATCAAACGACATTGATGTCGCttgatgatgctgtcgtAACGGAGTTCATGGACACACATTCGGTTCGAAAAGTCCCTGGCATAGGCTTCAAGACGTCACGAGCATTAGAGGATCGCTTCCTGTCGACACCCCTAGGACCCGATGACGCCGACAGAGAGAACTCGCCCTTGAAAGTCCGCGACGTGCGAACACATCCCGAAGCATCAGAAGACGCTCTGGAAAAGCTCCTGGGCGGCCCCGGCTCCGAGCGCGGCGTTGCCGAGAGGGTCTGGGGTCTCTTacacggcgtcgatggcACGGAAGTCAAAAACGCGAGTGATATTCCCTCGCAAATCAGCATTGAAGACACATTCAAAGGGCTGGAGAGTATGGGTCAAATTGAAAGCGAACTACGAAAGATATCAGCGTCTCTGGTGCGTCGAATGCGAACTGACCTCCTGACCAACAACGACTCGATAGAGCCGGGCGGACAGCGGTGGATCGCGCACCCCAAGACTTTGCGCCTTTCGATCCGGTCCTGGCCAGATGACAAAACTGCAAACTTCCATCGCATATCCCGCTCCCAGACGCTTCCCAACTTCATCTTCACCCTCAAGGAGACACCCGATGCCATCGCAGAGCGGCTCACGACcgacctccttctcccgatgatgaagaagttCCACCCGCCGGACCACAAATGGAACCTGCAACTTCTGAATGTCTGCGTCGCAAACATGGcggccagcggcagcgaggccgGGCCCGGCGTTGGGAGGGACATCTCGGCGATGTTCAGGAAGCAGGACGACGTGTTGCGGCAGTGGAGGATCGACACGACGgtcgtcgaagacgacgacgagcagtGGGTGTCGGaggacgaggttgaggaggagatggGGCTGGGGGAGTTTGATGACGGGGCGTCCTGGGAAGGCGACTTGATGACAGCAAGGTGTCCTCTTTGCGGGCACTGCATCCCACCTTTTGCTCTAGCTGCCCATGCGAGATATCATGACCTGGGAGATTGA
- a CDS encoding Putative small GTP-binding protein, whose product MAEIRRKLVIVGDGACGKTCLLIVFSKGTFPEVYVPTVFENYVADVEVDGKHVELALWDTAGQEDYDRLRPLSYPDSHVILICFAVDSPDSLDNVQEKWISEVLHFCQGLPIILVGCKKDLRYDSKTIEELRKTSQKPVSPEEGEEVRKKIGAYKYLECSAKTNEGVREVFEHATRAALLSRSRSSGKKHKCMIL is encoded by the exons ATGGCTGAGATCCGCCGTaagctcgtcatcgtcggcgacggtgccTGTGGTAAAACTTGCTTGTTGAT CGTCTTCTCTAAGGGTACCTTCCCTGAG GTCTACGTCCCCACCGTTTTCGAGAACTACGTcgccgatgtcgaggttGACGGCAAGCACGTCGAGCTGGCCCTTTGGGATACTGCCGGCCAGGAGGACTACGATCGTCTCCGCCCCCTTTCCTACCCCGACTCCCACGTCATCCTGATCTgcttcgccgtcgactcCCCCGACTCGCTGGACAACGTTCAGGAGAAG TGGATCTCCGAGGTTCTGCACTTCTGCCAGGGCCTGCCCATCATTCTCGTCGGCTGCAAGAAGGATCTCCGCTACGACTCCAAGACGATTGAAGAGCTGCGTAAGACCAGCCAAAAGCCCGTCTCCCCCGAGGAG GGTGAGGAAGTCCGCAAGAAGATCGGCGCCTACAAGTACCTCGAGTGCTCCGCCAAGACGAACGAGGGCGTCCGCGAGGTTTTCGAGCACGCCACGCGCGCTGCTCTGCTCTCCCGCAGCCGGAGCAGCGGCAAGAAGCACAAGTGCATGATTCTCTAA
- a CDS encoding Putative large ribosomal subunit protein uL24, which translates to MQKLIKRTAQAEKQVARRMKKRSRSEIGSEKAQRFRDQRNQLTELNQDVKNARLARNEKWALGPLAPRRDFFDSYGAFETNRQGRSTALKPEEVEARCAWAGGCQYLNIAVNDRVVLLEGPDKGKIDRIASINLEYGTVVLKEIAKATVAVPETFQSILDAPTTQNTSVNIPISAIRLVHPIVDPETGVARDVVVRQLARGPVKWSRSTGWRAWTRYIPGANIAIPWPERDIPVREDQPGDTTRVDVEQVTFVPTLLYPPMPASVIDELRNKYSRFRTRHEDDYILRKEAEEAEKKALKKASADALASMRTPIQEFNRQQREARRARGEPELTTDMLQRIGEIIARNKAAVTGASAPIPNISDVSAAAAEASTESHPPPQ; encoded by the exons ATGCAGAAACTCATCAAGCGCACggcccaggccgagaagcaggTCGCCCGCCGTATGAAGAAGCGCTCCCGCAGCGAGATCGGCTCTGAGAAGGCACAGCGCTTCAGGGACCAGCGGAACCAGCTCACGGAGCTCAACCAGGACGTCAAGAACGCCCGTCTCGCCCGCAACGAGAAATGGGCCCTCGGTCCCCTGGCCCCGCGCCGCGACTTCTTCGACAGCTACGGGGCCTTCGAAACGAACAGACAGGGACGCTCGACGGCTCTCAAGCCCGAGGAGGTTGAGGCGCGCTGCGCCTGGGCCGGTGGTTGCCAGTACCTGAACATTGCCGTCAATGACCGCGTGGTGCTTCTCGAAGGCCCTGACAAGGGCAAGATCGACCGCATTGCCAGCATCAACCTCGAGTACGGCACCGTGGTGCTGAAGGAGATCGCAAAG GCCACCGTCGCTGTCCCGGAAACCTTTCAAAGTATCCTCGACGCCCCTACAACGCAAAACACATCCGTGAACATCCCCATCTCGGCGATCCGTCTCGTCCACCCCATCGTCGACCCCGAGAccggcgtcgcccgcgaCGTCGTAGTCCGTCAGCTCGCCCGCGGTCCTGTCAAGTGGTCCCGCAGCACCGGCTGGCGCGCTTGGACGCGTTACATCCCCGGCgccaacatcgccatccCCTGGCCAGAGCGCGACATCCCCGTCCGCGAGGACCAACCCGGCGATACGACGCGggtcgatgtcgagcaggTCACGTTCGTGCCGACGCTCCTATACCCACCCATGCCCGCGTCCGTCATTGACGAGCTGCGCAACAAGTACTCGCGCTTCCGTACCCGCCACGAGGACGACTACATCCTCcgcaaggaggccgaggaggccgagaagaaggccctCAAGAAGGCGTCagccgacgccctcgcctccaTGCGTACTCCAATCCAGGAGTTCAACCGCCAGCAGCGCGAGGCCCGTCGCGCCCGCGGCGAGCCCGAGCTGACGACGGACATGCTCCAGCGCATCGGCGAGATCATTGCAaggaacaaggccgccgtcacgggtGCTTCCGCGCCGATACCCAATATTTCCGACGtctccgccgcggcggcggaagcgaGCACGGAGAGCCACCCCCCGCCTCAATAA
- a CDS encoding Putative glu-tRNAGln amidotransferase C subunit, glu-tRNAGln amidotransferase superfamily, subunit C, which produces MHPICRRCSALLFQQTRTFASSSVNLSVPKPASAFLSKPTWSVASLLPPSTKAGAPETSPEEPISRAKLHHLLRLSALPLPDTEAAESAMLRTLHSQLHFVRDVQSVDTTGLEPLRSLRDETTEGMEEVTIGLEELQDALGNEIQFGHKKRPKRVRGEEVDTKGAEDWDPLKTASRTAGKYFVVQSKKDEP; this is translated from the coding sequence ATGCACCCCATCTGCAGGCGTTGTAGCGCTCTCCTCTTCCAGCAGACCCGAACATTCGCATCCTCTTCCGTCAACCTCTCTGTCCCAAAGCCAGCGTCAGCATTCCTATCCAAGCCGACATGGTCCGTCGCGTCCCTCCTCCCGCCTTCCACGAAAGCCGGCGCCCCTGAGACCTCCCCGGAAGAACCAATCTCCAGGGCCAAGCTTCATCACCTCCTCCGTCTATCTGCTCTCCCGCTCCCGGACACGGAAGCAGCAGAGTCTGCTATGTTACGCACGCTGCACTCGCAGCTGCACTTTGTACGCGACGTCCAGAGCGTGGATACTACTGGTCTTGAGCCGTTGCGTTCCTTGCGCGATGAAACGACCGAGGGTATGGAAGAGGTGACAATTGGACTTGAAGAGCTACAAGACGCCCTGGGCAACGAGATTCAATTCGGTCACAAGAAACGTCCAAAGAGAGTGCgtggagaagaagtcgacaCCAAGGGTGCAGAGGATTGGGATCCTCTAAAGACAGCATCTCGGACAGCTGGAAAGTATTTTGTCGTTCAGAGCAAGAAGGACGAGCCATGA
- a CDS encoding Putative cytochrome P450 yields the protein MALGFVNLTQVAVLAASSWLLFHLAQGIYQAYFSPLRHIPGPKSWVIFPFIPKVKVIRGTIDQNIRAFHKKYGNVVRYEPGAVSFTTNEAWKTIYGHGHGQFPKFNASQQLEPQSNILTADDANHARIRRGVAHAFSPRSLAEQEPLIHEYVDKLMRRLADVAESRTPTEIDRWFHITSFDIIGDLTFGQSLGGLDSNEVHHVVNLVLLFIERAKKVFELNSLLGPLAGLVMPVLARDAEKGFLDQFNYTRSAVDRRLAIDADVDRKDFMTGLLRGRDEKDIGSIEEIVTNSNTLFVAGSDTTATLMTACTFFLLSTPHTYEQAVKEVRDAFDSAAEINFTGATARLPYLLAALNETLRLYPPVPGTLERVVPHTEEPVYIEGKHIPPGTRVGVHMTSAGLSASNFAKPESFIPERWLPNVAQDPSSPFFGDRRDAIQPFSYGPRNCVGKHLAYNEMRVIMARLLWEFDLKLHPSAYGWTQPYSKHKAWSIWKKPPLVVYVKKREFST from the exons ATGGCTCTAGGGTTTGTCAACCTCACCCAGGTCGCTGTACTCGCCGCAAGTTCATGGCTACTCTTCCACCTAGCCCAGGGAATATACCAGGCTTACTTCTCCCCTCTGCGCCATATTCCAGGTCCCAAGTCTTGGGTTATATTCCCGTTCATCCCTAAGGTCAAAGTCATCCGCGGCACCATTGACCAGAACATACGCGCGTTCCACAAAAAGTACGGCAATGTAGTGCGCTATGAACCAGGTGCCGTGTCATTCACGACCAACGAGGCTTGGAAGACCATCTacggccatggccacggccagTTTCCCAAGTTCAACGCGTCCCAGCAGCTCGAACCCCAATCCAACATTCTCACCGCTGACGATGCGAACCACGCTCGCATCCGCCGCGGAGTCGCCCACGCCTTCTCTCCCAGGTCCCTGGCGGAACAGGAGCCGCTGATCCATGAGTACGTCGACAAGCTGATGCGACGGCTGGCCGACGTGGCAGAGTCCCGTACGCCAACGGAAATAGACCGGTGGTTCCACATCACGTCgttcgacatcatcggcgacTTGACCTTCGGCCAGTCTctgggcggcctcgacagcAACGAAGTTCACCACGTCGTCAACCTTGTCCTCCTGTTCATCGAGCGGGCCAAGAAGGTCTTCGAGCTCAACAGCCTGCTCGGCCCGTTGGCGGGGCTGGTCATGCCGGTCCTCGCGCGAGACGCCGAAAAGGGATTCCTGGACCAGTTCAACTACACAAGATCGGCCGTGGACAGGCGGCTTGCAATCGACGCGGACGTGGATCGCAAGGATTTCATGACGGGTCTGCTGCGGGGGAGAGATGAGAAGGATATCGGGTCCATTGAGGAGATTGTCACGAACTCCAACACCCTGTTCGTGGCCGGCAGCGACACCACCGCCACGCTTATGACGGCGTGCAcgttcttcctcctctcgaCACCCCATACATACGAACAAGCGGTAAAGGAAGTCCGAGACGCCTTCGATTCAGCAGCCGAAATCAACTTCACCGGCGCCACCGCACGCCTGCCCTACCTGCTTGCCGCGCTTAACGAAACACTGAGGCTGTATCCTCCTGTACCAGGAACTCTCGAGAGAGTTGTTCCCCACACCGAGGAGCCAGTTTACATCGAAGGGAAGCACATCCCGCCGGGG ACTCGGGTTGGCGTCCACATGACTTCCGCAGGCTTATCAGCTTCCAATTTCGCGAAGCCGGAGTCGTTCATCCCCGAGAGATGGCTACCCAACGTCGCCCAGGACCCATCATCTCCGTTTTTCGGGGACAGGCGAGACGCCATCCAGCCCTTTTCATACGGTCCACGTAACTGTGTCGGCAAGCACCTCGCGTACAACGAGATGCGGGTGATCATGGCGCGCCTGCTCTGGGAGTTTGACCTCAAGCTGCACCCGTCTGCTTATGGGTGGACACAGCCTTACTCAAAGCACAAGGCCTGGTCGATTTGGAAGAAACCACCACTGGTCGTGTACGTCAAGAAACGTGAATTCTCGACGTAG